A genomic region of bacterium contains the following coding sequences:
- a CDS encoding DUF5009 domain-containing protein → MSGNSQAVKPGARIASIDALRGFDMFWIIGGTEIVGGIARGSGNRYLNALMPQFEHVPWEGFHFLDLIMPLFLFVVGVVMPYSFKKRLTRGDSKKDIYVHVIKRVIILFVLGMMTQGNLFEYSWSSLHIFIGTLPAIGAGYLVASTLMLAMNLRRQIAATTFFLLLYWALMKLVPVPGYGAGVLTPTGNLGFYLDHLIMQGFLPQDRVYTQLLNIMTFGSTVMLGVFAGYLLQSERTGKEKVLRLLGLGVGTIIAGLVWSRWFPIIKHIWSSSFVLFSGGLSYLLLAVFYLIIDVLGYRKWAFVFTIIGMNSIAVYMATHLYDFRNIGTIFVGGLAKWAGEWNDFVQALAAFAVVWVILYWMYRKKTFVSI, encoded by the coding sequence ATGAGTGGTAACAGCCAGGCCGTTAAACCGGGCGCCAGGATTGCATCGATCGATGCGCTCCGGGGATTCGATATGTTCTGGATCATCGGGGGAACCGAGATCGTCGGCGGAATAGCCCGTGGTTCGGGAAACCGGTATCTGAATGCTCTCATGCCGCAATTCGAACATGTGCCATGGGAAGGTTTTCATTTCCTCGACCTCATCATGCCCCTGTTTCTCTTTGTTGTCGGCGTGGTGATGCCGTATTCCTTCAAAAAACGCCTCACGCGGGGCGACAGCAAAAAGGATATATATGTCCACGTCATCAAACGGGTCATAATCCTTTTCGTGCTGGGAATGATGACCCAGGGCAACCTCTTCGAATACAGCTGGTCGAGTCTCCATATCTTCATCGGCACACTGCCCGCAATCGGGGCGGGATACCTTGTCGCATCGACTCTCATGCTCGCCATGAACCTGAGACGGCAGATCGCGGCGACAACCTTTTTTCTGCTCCTGTACTGGGCGCTCATGAAACTCGTCCCTGTGCCCGGTTACGGCGCCGGGGTCCTGACCCCCACGGGGAACCTCGGTTTTTATCTCGATCATCTCATCATGCAGGGTTTTCTTCCACAGGACCGGGTGTATACCCAGCTCCTCAATATCATGACATTCGGCAGCACGGTGATGCTCGGCGTGTTCGCGGGATACCTGCTCCAGTCGGAAAGAACGGGAAAAGAAAAAGTCCTGCGTCTGCTGGGTCTCGGCGTCGGAACCATAATTGCGGGGCTGGTCTGGAGCAGATGGTTTCCGATTATCAAACACATCTGGTCGAGCTCCTTCGTGCTCTTTTCAGGAGGGCTGAGCTACCTTCTCCTCGCGGTGTTCTATCTAATCATCGATGTGCTCGGATACCGGAAATGGGCGTTCGTCTTCACCATCATCGGAATGAACTCGATCGCCGTATATATGGCTACCCATCTGTACGATTTCAGGAATATCGGCACCATATTCGTGGGAGGGCTCGCAAAATGGGCGGGCGAATGGAACGATTTTGTCCAGGCGCTTGCCGCCTTTGCGGTTGTGTGGGTGATCCTGTACTGGATGTACAGGAAGAAGACATTTGTAAGTATCTGA